The Candidatus Cloacimonadota bacterium genome includes the window TCTTAAATATCCCTGATAAAATCAGAGTTGTTGCGATGAGTCCATTTGGCTATCCCAAACAGAAGCAGGGATTTTATGCCAAAGCGGTGAAAACTTTCGCAGGCAGTAAAAAGCGGCTGGAAATAGAGAAGATAGTGAAATGGGATGAATGGAAGTGATGAGATTGTGGGACTTTGAGACTTTGAGACTTTGAGAATATATCAAAAAAAACCGTCATTCTGACGTTATTCCCCTCTTGAGAGGGGTGCGACTTCAGTCGTGGGGTGTGTTCACGTTGTTCTTACGGCTTCGAGAAACTACGCCGGCACAAGTGGGAAGAATCTCTTCGAATTTAGAGAAGTAAAGCTATAAGAAATTCCACGAGATCCTTCCGTCTTAGCAAAGCTTCGCCGGACACAGTCGAAAGCAAAGCAATTGGTATCCTCAGGAAGACGGTATTTTTTTGTCATCTGAGCAATTCTTTCACAGAAGATTGACGAAGAATCTGAAAATTGTATGAGACTTTCGGACAATGAGATTTGAAAAGAATAATTGACAGCAAAACAGCTTAGTCAGTTTTTTCATAAGATATTGGATAAAGGAGCTTAAATGAAATTGACAAAAGAAATTGTACAAAAATTACCAAAAACTGATCTACACGTTCATCTTGATGGTTCGATGCGGATCAGTACAATATTTGATCTGGCAAAAAAGCAAAATGTAAAACTTCCTGTAAAAACTGAGAAAGAACTGGCTGATAAAATTTGTTGCGACAGGCAATGCGAAAGTTTAGTCGATTACCTGGAAGGTTTTGAAATAACCTTGAGTGTGATGCAAACCGAAGAAGCATTGGAACGAATAGCTTTTGAACTGGCCGAAGATGCAGCCAAAGAAAATATTCGTTATATGGAAGTGCGTTATTCTCCAATTTTGCATACTCAAAAAGGTTTGAAACTAACTACAATTTCCGATGCAGTTATCAGGGGATTAGCAGAAGCAGAGAAAAAATTTAACATAAAAACGGGTGTGATTATTTGCGGAATTCGCAATATGGATCCGGGAACTTCCATCGATCTGGCAAAACTGGCAATCGCTTATAAAAATAAAGGTGTTCTTGGTTTTGATCTGGCGGGAGCTGAAGCTGATCATCCGGCCAAACATCATAAAGAAGCATTTTATCTGGCTTTGAACAACAACATCAACATCACTGTTCATGCCGGAGAAGCTTACGGACCGGAAAGCATTCATCAAGCTCTGCATTATTGTGGAACACATCGCATCGGTCATGGCACACGACTCATCGAAGATGGCGATCTTTTAAATTATGTGAATGATCATCGTATTCCGTTAGAAATCTGCATCACAAGTAATCTGCAGACGAAAGCCATCTCCGGTTTACGCGAACATCCGTTGGGATTTTATGTGGAATATGGATTGCGCGTTACGATAAATACCGATAATCGCTTGATCTCAAATACTACACTTACTGATGAATTTATGTTAGCGATAGATGAACTGGGATTGGATTACAGCGAAATAAAAAATATTATTATAAATGGTTTTAAAAGCGCTTTTCTTCCTTATCGAGAAAAAGTACGTCTACTGAATTCTGCCTTAGACGAAATGGATGAGATCGAAGAAAAAGAATTGAAAGGAAGAATCAAAATTCAGGAAAAAATATAATTTGAGGTAAAATGGAATTTGTCATTATAGCTGCTGCAATCATTATTGGCTCGGTGATCATTGGTTTCTTTTTGAAATCCAAATCGGGTGGAAATGATGAATTGATCATTCGAGAAGAAAGAGATAAACTTGCAGCTCAAAACGAAATTCTGCGGGAAGATCTTGGGAAGAAGGAATCTGAGCTGTCTGAACTTAGAGAAAATAACACGAACCTGCAATCGGAACGTTCCAAACTGGAAACTTTGAATAAAAATTTCCAGGAAAAACTCGATTCTCAGAAAAAGGAAATCGAAGAACTGCAAACCAAATTTACCGATGCTTTTAAAAATCTGGCAAACGAAATCCTGGAAGAAAAAACCAAGAAATTCACTGAACAAAATCGTACCAATCTTGATGAACTTTTAAATCCGCTCAAAGAAAAGATCAAAGATTTTGAAAGTAAAGTGGAGCAGTCCAACGAAAAAAACAGGATCAGCCACACTTCGCTCATCGAGCAGATAAAAAATTTGAAAGAATTGAATAAAAAAATAAGCGATGATGCCAATAACCTGACGAAAGCCTTGAAAGGTGATGCGAAAATGCAGGGAAATTGGGGGGAAGTGATCCTGGAAAGAATTCTGGAAGAATCTGGTTTGCGAAAGGGGATAGAGTACGATACACAAGTTAGCATGACAAACGAAGAAGGTCAGAGAATGCAGCCCGATGTGGTCGTGAAACTTCCTGATAACAAACATCTAATCGTCGATTCCAAAGTTTCACTGGTAAATTATGAAAGAATGGTTTCATCTGAAAGTGAAGAACAGAAAACCGGATATTTAAAAGCTCTCAATATTTCCGTAAAATCTCATATCGAAGGACTTTACAAAAAACATTATCATGATCTGAAAGATGTAAATTCTCCCGATTTTGTATTTCTATTTATTCCCATCGAAGGTGTGTTTTCCATCCTGATGCAGAACGACAGTACAGTTTATCAGTATGCCCTGAATAAGCAAATCGTAATAGTGAGCCCCAGCACGTTGCTGGCTACGTTGCGTACGATTTCTTTTATTTGGCGGCAGGAAAATCAAACTCAGCATGCCATGGAAATTGCCCGTCAGAGCGGCAATCTTCTGGATAAATTTTATGGATTTCTGGAAGACCTGGAAAAAATAGATGTAAATCTGGATCGTACCAAAAAAGCTTATGATGATTCGATTAAAAAACTGGTTTCAGGAAAAGGAAATTTAATTTCTCGAGTTAAAAAAATTGAAGAACTTGGGGCAAAAGCCAAAAAGCAGATTCCTGAGAAATTTGTTCAGGAAGATTTATTACTGCAGGATGAGGAGTAAAAGTGGGAGAGGTAATTATTGTAATCGTAAATTGGGCTGCTCATTTTGCCCATCTGGCAGCTATCTGTGTAATCGGTGTTGGCATCGTAAAAGCCTTCTTGATATTTCTTGCGGATATTTTTACCAGGAAGGAAGCTCGAGAAGCCATCAAAGAAAGCCGTCTGGAAATTGGCCATGCCTTTTCGCTGGGACTGGGTTTTCTGATCGGCGCCAGCATCTTGAAAACTACCATCGCTCCAACCTGGAATGATATTGGTCAATTAGCTTCTATTATCGCCATTCGAACATTATTGAACTACTTTCTGGTGCGAGATATTGAACAGATGACAGAGAAGTAAAAAATTATTCAGAATTAAGAAATGATTTTTATTCCAAAGGAAGTTTAAATGCGTTCCCAAACCAATCTTCGTCCCGAGAAATCGAGACTAAGAACTGGCAGGCAGGTTTAGGAACAAGAAAATTAGAAGAGAAATAATCTGTGTAATCTGTGTTAATTCGTGAGCTAAAATTTCCCTGCCAATTTCCGCAGAACGTAACTGGCAGCCCACATTCCCATGATTGCCGGCAAATAAACCACCGAACCTAAAGTTCCGCGTTTTCTACCCCGACCGGAAACCCATTCTGCTTCCGCTCCCGCTGCATGATCAAATTGCGGGATTGGTTTTTCGTAGGAATAAATTACCGGAATTCCTTTGCGAATTCCACGACGATGCAGATATTTTCGCACCTTTTTTGCCAGTGGACAAATACGGCTTTTGGAGATATCCACAAGTTCGATTTGAGCGGGATCAAATCTACTGGCTGCTCCCATCGAGCTGATCACGGGGATCTCCTTTTTAATGCAACTTTCCAGAAGTCCCGTTTTGGGGCCCAGACTATCAATTGCATCAACCACAAAATCCAGATTTTTCAGCAAGAAATCCCGCGATTCCTGAGCGCAAAAATCAGAATAGATTTCTACTTCAGCCTGGGGATTAATATCCAGAATTCGATCTCGCATCGCTTCTGTTTTCATCTTACCGATAGTGCTGTGCAGAGCTGGTAACTGCCGATTCAAATTGGAAAGTCCAACTGTATCAAAATCGACTAATAAAAAGCTGCCAATACCGCTGCGTGCAAGTGCTTCAGCAGCATAACTTCCAACTCCACCCAAACCCATCACAGCTACTTTGCTTTTCTGGAAAATTTCTATCGCTTCATCACCAAATAAAAGTGCTGTTCTGGAAAATTGCTCAAGCATTATTAACTTCCAATTTATCTTCAAAGATCATGTTTATTGTTTTATTTTGAACAGAGAATATATTATTGAAAGAACAATTACAAGTTTTTTTTATGTTTTCAACAACTAAACCAAGATTTTTCAAATGATTGAAATCTTCTTTGGAATCATGTGGTTTCTGATATGGAGCATCTGTTTCACACAAAATCAAGCTGCGATTAAAAATGTATTGAAGAACTTCTTTTTTAGGAGGTTTACAGCCAATCGAAAAAGCCAGATCAAATTTCGAGAAATTTTCTGCTACATCCAGAGAAGAATTGAAAGCATGCAGATAGCCGTGGATTTTCGGGAAATTATTTTTGATTATTTTATACAGATCGTAGTATTTGTGAACAACATGAAAAACTACCGGCAGATCATAATTTGCTGCCAGATCGAGCTGCTGCAGAAGTATTTGCTTTTGCCACTCAGAATTTTTATTTCTGCCGTCCAAGCCGATCTCACCAATTGCAGCGATCTGTTTTTCATCGCAGAATTTGATGAGAAATTCGAAATCTTTTTCATCACTCTTTTCGTAAAACGGATGAATTCCTGCACTCCAATACATTCCGGGAAATTGATTTTGCTGATGCCAGGTAAATTCTTCCCGGCAAAGAGCAGAAGAAATGAAGCGGGTAACTCCAGCTTTTTTGGCTTCATCAAGTTCGTTTTGCAGATTAGAAGCCATTCTTTCATCTGCCAGATGGCAATGTGCATCGAGGAATTTTTTCATATCTCTTTATCGTCATTCTGACGTATCTTGCACGTTGTTCTAGGAAGAATCTCATTATACATCATACTTTTTTTTGAATCATTTTGCTCAAATATTTACCAGATTAAACTAATTTTTTAAGGAGGAGGATTTCACGAATTTGGGGTCTTTGGAATGCAGAATGGGTCATCATAAACCCCCTTTAATTCCCCCTTCCGAAGGGGGACAAATAACCTTGCGGAGGTTTGACACACCCCACGGCTAAAGCCGCACCCCTCTCAAGAGGGGAATTTGACCTGCGCAAGGTTATTAAAAAATTATTTTCTAAAACTGAAATTCTACGCCCATGCTGATGGTTTTTACAGTTTCATCTTTTCCTTTGATCTTACCATTGCCATCCAGATCGACGTAACGTTCCTGGTAAACACCAACAAGTTGAGCTCCACCGCCCAAACCGTAAGCCAGTTTTCCATCAACTACAGCACCGGGAGTTTTAAATTCTTCCAATTTATCGAAGCCAGTCTGGTAATATCCGATTTCTGCTTTGGTAAGTTTGGGAATAATGGAAGTATTAATTCCGGCTTTTCCCCAGATCGAACGATAATGTTCATTTCCGGAAATATCGGGATCTTTGGTGTACATATCTTCGTAAGCAACTGTTACTGTAATGAAATTGAAGAGATTGGAAGATAAACTTCCATACCAGCCTTGAGATTTGGTTCTAAAAACCAGTAAATCCTCTTTTGTTACTACAGTATTTGAGTTTTGATCAACCATTGCACGACCTTCATCATACAATTGGTCAAAGAACGCAGGTGCAAAATCTTCTTCATAGATGCGAAATTCCAGATTCATGTCAAATATCAGGAATTTTGAATAAAAGCCGGGAAAGATAAATCCCATACCATGCCCGTCAATCTTGGCTGCTTCAGCGTAATGACCTAACGCAAATAAATCTTCCTGAATGATCGGTAAAGTATAATCCAGAGCGAAAACGGAAATGTCATCTTCACCCAGATCGCCAAAAGATGGATTGCGCTGTCCATTTATGAAAGGCTCATTATAAAACCAATTATGAAATCCTGTGGAATCGCCGTTTATGGAAACATATCCAGTCAGCCAGTAATCGATGTTTTCATCAACTTCATTATGTTTATCTTCATCATAAGGATAATCGTCAAAGTAATCGGGATAATCATCTTCATCCGAATCCATCAGACCATTAATTTGATTGGTATCATGCGCAACTGTTCCACCCAGAGTGAAACCTTTCAAAAGTGGAATGCTGGAACCAGCCAGGGGTTGGATTGTCAATCTTCCTGCCAGGATGTCGTTTTCTACAACATTCGATGTGAATACTTCTGCTGTCATTCCCATGAAGGGAAGTTCTCCGCCCAATTGTACCCCCAATTGTCGATATTCGGGATAACGCAGCATATTGGTATAATCTTTCATGACAAGTCCGTAGCCGAGTGAGTAGGATGGAAATCCACCGACTCTTCCAAAGAAGGCATCACCACGCTGACCATAACGAATATAATAGATTTTGTTCACATAATCATCAAACTGATCCCAGTCTGATTCGCGAACGTTGCCGTCACTGTCGATGAGCAGATCCATATCCAATCCAATCCCGAATTTACCGAAGACAAGTTCCGGAGTCAATCTGATCTGTGTGTAAGTTGTACCGCCAAACATCACGGTTCCCACGCCGCCGCCCATGCTAAATGGTCCGCCACCGCCTTCCGGCTCTGTTGCTAATTCATCTGCCAGAAGTGACAAGCCAACAAGCAAAGTAAATAGTAATAAAAAAACTTTTCTGTGCATCTATACCTCCCATCTTATTTTCAATGGAAAGAAAATCGAAGTATAGTTGTTAAATGTCAAGTTTTATCGTTCTTCGTGATGAGTATAAGCAGGCTAATGAATTCTTTCATGGACAAATATATCCTCTCATTTTGATTTGAATAAAAGAGAATTGAGGAGAAAATGCAGTACGGATTTCTAAAAAAATGGGTTGAAGAAAATCAGGATCAGAACCTGGTTTTTCGAGCGATGCAAAAATATCAGGATCAATACATTATAAAATTTAATAAACAGAAAAAACAGCTTCAGATCTGTCTGGCAAATGATTGTTTCTGTTTTTTTACTGAAAAGAATATTCTGCTTTTTTCCGATAGAAATGACCTGAATCAATTTAACCAGAATTTAGAGAAATCTAAACTGAAAAAAATAGATATTGCAACCGATGATCGCATAATAATTCTGCATTTTGAAAGAATCAATATTTATAATCAGCAGGAGTCTATGCAGCTTATTCTGGAATTGATCCCGCGCTATCAAAACGTAATTCTTGTACAAAAAAATCAGATCATAGATTGCCTTCGCAAGATCAGTTTTGCCGAAAACACTCATCGTCAGGTTTTGCCGGGAGTTACATATTCTGAACCTCCAACTGATTTCATAGTACAGGAAAAGGAAATAAAATATCCTTTACAATTCAATGAAAAATTGAAACTGGAAAAATCAGAAAGTGCTGGTTTTTCTGATATGAATTCTGCTTTTGAAGCACTTTATTACAAAGGAATTCTGCACAAGAAAATCGAGCAGTTCAAAAAAGCAAAAATAAAAGCAGTAAAGAAGAAATTGAAGCAGAAAGAACGTAAAATCATCAAATTGAAAAATGAGCTGAAAGATGCCTCAAAAGAAGAATTCTGGAAACAGCAGGCGGAGCTTTTGAAAGCAAACTTTTCAAAGATAAAAACCGGGATGAAGTCTATAAAACTTACAAATTATTATGAGAATGATTTTCCTGAAATCCTGATAAAATTAGATGAAAAAAAATCTTCCAGTCAGAATGTGGAATACTATTTCAAGAAGTATCGCAAAGCTCGCGATGGAAAAGTGAAAATAGCTCAGCAGATCGATCTTACAGAAACTGAAATTCATGATCTGGAAATGGAGATAATCGAGATCGAAGAAAGCGATGCACTTCCCGATAAAGAAAGGGAAAAGAATAAAAAATCATCTTCCAAAACAGAAAAATATAAAATGCTGAAAGTGGATGAAAACTGGGAAATCTATATTGGCAGAACCAGCAGGGAAAACGATTTTTTGACCACACGTTTGGCAAAATCACATGATTGGTGGTTTCACACCAGAATTTTCCGTGGAACTCATGTAATCCTGCGAAATTTGAACAAGCGTGAACTTCCTGATAAAATGAAATTGATCTGTTGCAGATTGGCTGCATATTACAGCAAAGCAAAGAAATCGGGAAATGTTCCTGTAGATTTTACTCAGATTCGATATGTACGAAAACCAAAAGGTTCAGCAATTGGTTTCGTAACTTACACAAACCACAAGACGTTATACGTCGATCCGCTCAGTATGCGTGATGCGAAAAACCTTATATAGTTTTCAAATTTCAATAACATTCAATTAAATTAAATGTAATTTGTGCTGGACAAAAATCCCAACACCAAAAAACCTCCTAAGAAACAAGGAAATATTGAAAGATTTAAATTTAGATTTTGAATGGAATTTTAGGAGAATAAATGAGTAAAGCAGTAGTTTTAGTTAGTGGTGGAATGGATAGTCTGGTTACAGCTGCAATTGCCAAAAAAGAGTGTGACGAATTATACTTTTTGCACGTAAATTATGGTCAGAGAACCGAAGTACGCGAATTGCGATCTTTCAGGAAAATGAAAGATTATTTTAAACCGAAAGATGTGTTGATAGCAGATATTGCCTATCTCACACAAATTGGCGGTTCAAGTTTGACCGACGAAAATATAGAAGTGAAAGATCATCAGGAAAATGGCAATATTCCAAATACTTACGTACCATTCAGAAACAGCCATATAATTGCTATTGGTGTAAGCTGGGCAGAAGTTATAGGTGCCGATAAAATTTATATCGGAGCTATGGAAGAAGACAGTTCCGGATATCCCGACTGTCGTGAAAAATATTTTGAAGCAATGCAGAAAGCAGTGAATGAAGGTACAAAAGATGGAACTGAAATCCAACTAATTACTCCTATTATTCATAAGAGAAAATCTGAGATCATCAAACTGGGAGCAAAACTGGAAGTTCCTTTCGATCTCAGCTGGAGCTGTTATCGCAACAACGACATTGCCTGCGGAAAATGCGACAGTTGTGTGCTGCGTGTAAATGCTTTCAAAGCAGCAGGATTGAAAGATCCGATTCCTTACGAAGTGGAACAGAATTGGTGATTTCTAACAACGAACAGAAGATTTTTTCCTTTTCGTCCCCCTTTGGAAGGGGGAATTAAAGGGGGTTAAAAATCGACTTCATAATATTTAATTATCTACAAAATAACAAGATTGCAAATTAAATTTCCATGAAAACCATAAAAATCATCGGAGCCGGACTATCAGGAAGTGAAGCAGCATTGCAGCTGGCAGATTCCGGTTGGAAAGTTAAGCTTTTTGAAATGCGTCCAAAGCTGAAAACTCCTGCCCATGAAACAGATAAATTTGCCGAGATCGTTTGCAGCAATTCGCTAAAATCAAAATTGAGAACAACTGCTTCCGGCCTTTTGAAAGAAGAGATGAAAATGCTGGGCTGTAAACTTCTTCCGATCGCAGAAAATTGCAGCGT containing:
- the queC gene encoding 7-cyano-7-deazaguanine synthase QueC, encoding MSKAVVLVSGGMDSLVTAAIAKKECDELYFLHVNYGQRTEVRELRSFRKMKDYFKPKDVLIADIAYLTQIGGSSLTDENIEVKDHQENGNIPNTYVPFRNSHIIAIGVSWAEVIGADKIYIGAMEEDSSGYPDCREKYFEAMQKAVNEGTKDGTEIQLITPIIHKRKSEIIKLGAKLEVPFDLSWSCYRNNDIACGKCDSCVLRVNAFKAAGLKDPIPYEVEQNW
- the add gene encoding adenosine deaminase; translation: MKLTKEIVQKLPKTDLHVHLDGSMRISTIFDLAKKQNVKLPVKTEKELADKICCDRQCESLVDYLEGFEITLSVMQTEEALERIAFELAEDAAKENIRYMEVRYSPILHTQKGLKLTTISDAVIRGLAEAEKKFNIKTGVIICGIRNMDPGTSIDLAKLAIAYKNKGVLGFDLAGAEADHPAKHHKEAFYLALNNNINITVHAGEAYGPESIHQALHYCGTHRIGHGTRLIEDGDLLNYVNDHRIPLEICITSNLQTKAISGLREHPLGFYVEYGLRVTINTDNRLISNTTLTDEFMLAIDELGLDYSEIKNIIINGFKSAFLPYREKVRLLNSALDEMDEIEEKELKGRIKIQEKI
- a CDS encoding TatD family hydrolase, giving the protein MKKFLDAHCHLADERMASNLQNELDEAKKAGVTRFISSALCREEFTWHQQNQFPGMYWSAGIHPFYEKSDEKDFEFLIKFCDEKQIAAIGEIGLDGRNKNSEWQKQILLQQLDLAANYDLPVVFHVVHKYYDLYKIIKNNFPKIHGYLHAFNSSLDVAENFSKFDLAFSIGCKPPKKEVLQYIFNRSLILCETDAPYQKPHDSKEDFNHLKNLGLVVENIKKTCNCSFNNIFSVQNKTINMIFEDKLEVNNA
- the rmuC gene encoding DNA recombination protein RmuC gives rise to the protein MEFVIIAAAIIIGSVIIGFFLKSKSGGNDELIIREERDKLAAQNEILREDLGKKESELSELRENNTNLQSERSKLETLNKNFQEKLDSQKKEIEELQTKFTDAFKNLANEILEEKTKKFTEQNRTNLDELLNPLKEKIKDFESKVEQSNEKNRISHTSLIEQIKNLKELNKKISDDANNLTKALKGDAKMQGNWGEVILERILEESGLRKGIEYDTQVSMTNEEGQRMQPDVVVKLPDNKHLIVDSKVSLVNYERMVSSESEEQKTGYLKALNISVKSHIEGLYKKHYHDLKDVNSPDFVFLFIPIEGVFSILMQNDSTVYQYALNKQIVIVSPSTLLATLRTISFIWRQENQTQHAMEIARQSGNLLDKFYGFLEDLEKIDVNLDRTKKAYDDSIKKLVSGKGNLISRVKKIEELGAKAKKQIPEKFVQEDLLLQDEE
- a CDS encoding NFACT RNA binding domain-containing protein; protein product: MQYGFLKKWVEENQDQNLVFRAMQKYQDQYIIKFNKQKKQLQICLANDCFCFFTEKNILLFSDRNDLNQFNQNLEKSKLKKIDIATDDRIIILHFERINIYNQQESMQLILELIPRYQNVILVQKNQIIDCLRKISFAENTHRQVLPGVTYSEPPTDFIVQEKEIKYPLQFNEKLKLEKSESAGFSDMNSAFEALYYKGILHKKIEQFKKAKIKAVKKKLKQKERKIIKLKNELKDASKEEFWKQQAELLKANFSKIKTGMKSIKLTNYYENDFPEILIKLDEKKSSSQNVEYYFKKYRKARDGKVKIAQQIDLTETEIHDLEMEIIEIEESDALPDKEREKNKKSSSKTEKYKMLKVDENWEIYIGRTSRENDFLTTRLAKSHDWWFHTRIFRGTHVILRNLNKRELPDKMKLICCRLAAYYSKAKKSGNVPVDFTQIRYVRKPKGSAIGFVTYTNHKTLYVDPLSMRDAKNLI
- a CDS encoding DUF1622 domain-containing protein; translation: MIVIVNWAAHFAHLAAICVIGVGIVKAFLIFLADIFTRKEAREAIKESRLEIGHAFSLGLGFLIGASILKTTIAPTWNDIGQLASIIAIRTLLNYFLVRDIEQMTEK
- a CDS encoding tRNA threonylcarbamoyladenosine dehydratase, with protein sequence MLEQFSRTALLFGDEAIEIFQKSKVAVMGLGGVGSYAAEALARSGIGSFLLVDFDTVGLSNLNRQLPALHSTIGKMKTEAMRDRILDINPQAEVEIYSDFCAQESRDFLLKNLDFVVDAIDSLGPKTGLLESCIKKEIPVISSMGAASRFDPAQIELVDISKSRICPLAKKVRKYLHRRGIRKGIPVIYSYEKPIPQFDHAAGAEAEWVSGRGRKRGTLGSVVYLPAIMGMWAASYVLRKLAGKF